One window of Medicago truncatula cultivar Jemalong A17 chromosome 2, MtrunA17r5.0-ANR, whole genome shotgun sequence genomic DNA carries:
- the LOC120578344 gene encoding coiled-coil domain-containing protein 1-like, whose protein sequence is MTERLKHRPPKVPIAHFRALCEFWSKEPIQALAESNARNRAQLKWLHRMGPQNFSLTREKLREKEKREPTQSEMFFETRKGSRGKQLDEETGKVFSQLQEMVEKKGSDTEAFKAVMGKERPGRLRCYGRTVTKTSLKRKVEINALKQAHSQEVSILRHEFQDQIDRLQNAFKTVIQQCNPQLNMASIEHLLGLSHGDANSSPKDSGAQMHSSTSIHTPCPEKQVINEDAVQDDIDEEEDVDDEFLEDEFLEDNLSDEFQEDDIDDEFEEDDIDDEFQEDDLDDEIQENDIGDEFEVDDLADELQDKLE, encoded by the exons ATGACCGAAAGACTTAAACATCGTCCTCCAAAGGTGCCAATAGCTCATTTTAGGGCGCTTTGTGAATTCTGGAGTAAGGAGCCTATACAA GCATTGGCTGAAAGTAACGCTAGAAATAGAGCTCAGCTGAAGTGGCTGCATCGAATGGGTCCCCAAAACTTCTCTCTGACTCGTGAAAAACTG cgtgaaaaggaaaaaagagagCCCACTCAATCAGAAATGTTTTTTGAAACTCGAAAAGGAAGTAGAGGAAAACAATTGGATGAAGAAACTGGAAAAGTAttt TCCCAACTTCAAGAAATGGTTGAAAAGAAAGGAAGTGATACTGAAGCTTTTAAAGCTGTTATGGGAAAGGAGCGTCCCGGAAGGTTACGTTGTTATGGGAGAACAGTAACTAAAACTTCCTTAAAGCGAAAGGTTGAGATTAATGCTTTGAAACAAGCACATAGTCAAGAGGTATCTATTTTGAGGCATGAATTTCAAGATCAGATTGATAGATTGCAAAATGCGTTTAAGACCGTCATACAACAATGCAATCCTCAATTAAATATGGCCTCAATAGAACATTTGCTAGGATTATCTCATGGAGATGCTAACAGCTCCCCAAAGGATAGTGGAGCACAAATGCATTCCTCTACTTCAATTCATACTCCATGTCCTGAAAAG CAAGTTATCAATGAAGATGCTGTACAGGATGATATAGATGAGGAGGAAGACGTAGATGATGAATTTCTTGAGGACGAATTTCTTGAGGACAACTTAAGTGATGAATTTCAGGAGGATGATatagatgatgaatttgaggAGGATGATATAGATGATGAATTTCAAGAGGATGACCTAGATGATGAAATTCAAGAGAATGACATCGGTGATGAATTTGAAGTGGACGATTTGGCTGATGAATTACAAGATAAACTTGAATGA
- the LOC112422068 gene encoding uncharacterized protein, with translation MIKKDWVALPPHSQSYKDGVNYFLDIAFTKGMVEEEEILCPCAVCCNDSWETRDVVFDHLCSKGFVKGYVEWIYHGEDESLMDLDGDSHDETSSHDDINGLLFETFKDVADGGRVHEGLNEDAKKFYKLVDDANQELYPGCESFSSLSFTIRIYLLKCLHGWSNASFTALLELLKEAMPDLNIPVSFNKTKSMIKDLGLDYKKIDACPKNCMLFWKEHEKDDSCHICGASRWIEYPEVANEPDEIKKAHKVPAKVLRHFPLIPRLKRLFMCSKTADTLRWHSDKRSRDGKLRHPADAKAWKDFDAKHSDFARETRNIRLGLASDGFNPFRTMSLSHSTWPVVLTIYNYPPNLCLKAKNCLMSLIIPGPKSPGNAIDVYLQPLIEELKILWNVGVETYDISKNETFQMHAALMWTVNDYPAYAMLSGWSTKGKLACPACNHKTSSRYLKHSRKMCYMGHRVFLDSNHVWRSNSTSFDGKPEYRSAPSLLDSKKILKDLKKIPDMLGKEKKKKRLGPLGKKKKKKRFGRWKKKSIFWQLPYWKDNSLRHNLDVMHIEKNICDNIIGTLLEIEGKKKDHAKARLDLQHMGIRKKLHLKATSDGKKTQIPKACFSLTKHEKSVFCGVLKTVKLPDGLASNISRCVQVNEGKVSGYKSHDAHIILHYLLQVAIRGIGPNQVVIPLLQLCSFFRCLCQKVIDVKTLERLEVEIAETLCQFERIFPPSFFDIMVHLPIHLANEVRLGGPVQFRWMYYMERYLGDLKSFVRNRRYPEGSIAEAYVAKEGLTFCSRYLSSAVDTGMNRMTRNSDDTPSIGHPIGGKKLVCFDHKDLNQAHGYILFNCDEVQEYIREHEVNVHNPKNKRKSSKAINQREDFIQWFETRVMDEEVTEWLKVLSRGQMRFHTTQREARLKTQNSGVTLEAVTQVLRNAKDENPKNICVTYYGAIKDIIELDYYDHEKYVLFKCDWFVAEKDKYGSPCVYFNKKCYKNDPFVLASQVQQCFYIEDPFNKNKHYVLTALPRESFDMGECLSSDGQEYDIPTNLDILKDDFEVDFVRKDVPDDIFEMPLSELHKQKAIESDHSDTSLESDDETTDDSDDSSTD, from the exons ATGATAAAGAAGGATTGGGTGGCGTTGCCTCCACATAGTCAAAGTTACAAGGATGGTGTTAATTACTTTTTGGATATTGCATTCACCAAAGGAAtggttgaagaagaagagattTTGTGCCCCTGTGCTGTATGTTGCAATGATAGTTGGGAAACCAGAGATGTAGTGTTCGACCATTTATGTAGCAAAGGATTTGTAAAAGGATACGTGGAATGGATTTATCACGGTGAAGATGAAAGTCTTATGGATCTTGATGGTGATAGTCATGACGAAACATCATCTCATGATGATATTAATGGGTTACTTTTTGAGACGTTTAAAGATGTCGCTGATGGAGGTAGAGTACATGAAGGGCTAAATGAAGATgcaaagaaattttataaacTAGTTGATGATGCAAATCAAGAGTTATACCCTGGTTGTGAAAGTTTTTCCTCGTTATCATTCACTATTCGAATCTACTTGTTGAAATGCCTCCATGGATGGAGCAATGCATCGTTCACTGCTCTCTTAGAATTGTTGAAAGAGGCTATGCCAGATTTGAACATCCCTGTCtctttcaataaaacaaaatctatGATAAAAGATTTGGGCTTAGACTATAAAAAGATTGATGCATGTCCCAAAAATTGCATGTTGTTTTGGAAAGAGCACGAGAAAGATGACTCATGTCATATTTGTGGCGCATCAAGGTGGATAGAATATCCTGAAGTTGCTAATGAGCCTGACGAAATTAAAAAAGCTCACAAGGTTCCCGCCAAAGTTCTAAGACATTTTCCTTTGATTCCAAGATTGAAAAGACTCTTTATGTGTTCAAAGACAGCCGACACATTAAGGTGGCACTCAGATAAGCGTTCAAGGGATGGGAAGTTAAGGCATCCGGCCGATGCCAAAGCATGGAAAGACTTTGATGCAAAACATTCAGATTTTGCTCGTGAAACCCGTAACATCAGGCTTGGGTTGGCAAGTGATGGGTTTAATCCATTTAGGACTATGAGTCTTTCACATAGTACATGGCCTGTTGTATTAACAATATATAATTATCCGCCAAATTTGTGCTTAAAGGctaaaaattgtttaatgtCGTTAATTATTCCTGGACCAAAGTCACCCGGAAATGCAATTGATGTGTATTTACAACCACTTATTGAGGAGCTGAAGATATTGTGGAATGTCGGTGTAGAAACGTATGATATTTCCAAAAATGAAACATTTCAAATGCATGCAGCTCTTATGTGGACTGTGAATGACTACCCTGCATATGCTATGCTATCTGGTTGGAGTACAAAAGGGAAGTTGGCTTGCCCCGCTTGTAATCATAAAACTTCTTCAAGATACTTAAAACATAGTCGAAAGATGTGTTATATGGGTCATCGAGTCTTTTTGGATTCAAATCATGTATGGAGATCAAATTCAACTTCTTTTGATGGAAAGCCAGAATATAGGTCTGCACCTTCTTTGTTAGAttcaaaaaagattttaaaagacttaaAAAAGATCCCTGACATGTtgggaaaggaaaaaaagaaaaaaaggctTGGTCCAttggggaagaaaaaaaagaaaaaaaggtttGGTCGTTGGAAGAAAAAGTCTATCTTTTGGCAATTACCATATTGGAAGGACAATTCTTTGCGCCATAATTTAGATGTTATGCATATAGAAAAGAACATTTGTGATAATATAATCGGGACTCTCTTGGAGATTGAAGGGAAGAAAAAGGACCATGCAAAAGCTCGTTTGGACTTGCAACACATGGGGATTAGAAAAAAGCTCCACTTGAAAGCAACGAGTGATGGTAAGAAAACTCAAATCCCTAAAGCATGTTTCTCCCTAACAAAGCATGAGAAATCtgttttttgtggtgttttaAAGACAGTAAAACTTCCTGATGGCCTTGCTTCTAATATTTCTCGATGTGTTCAAGTTAATGAAGGAAAAGTTTCTGGGTACAAGAGTCATGATGCTCATATTATATTGCATTACTTGTTGCAAGTAGCAATAAGAGGGATAGGCCCTAATCAAGTTGTTATTCCTTTGCTTCAGCTTTGTTCATTTTTTCGTTGTTTATGCCAAAAGGTTATAGATGTGAAAACTTTGGAACGCTTGGAAGTAGAAATTGCTGAAACACTTTGTCAATTCGAGCGTATTTTCCCTCCAAGTTTCTTTGACATAATGGTTCACTTACCAATTCACCTTGCAAATGAGGTCAGATTAGGTGGGCCAGTTCAGTTTCGATGGATGTATTACATGGAGAGATATTTGggtgatttaaagtcttttgtTCGGAATAGGAGGTATCCAGAGGGTTCTATCGCTGAAGCATATGTGGCTAAAGAAGGTCTAACATTTTGTTCAAGATATTTGTCTAGTGCTGTTGACACAGGGATGAATAGAATGACACGAAATAGCGATGATACTCCAAGCATAGGTCATCCAATTGGGGGAAAGAAACTAGTTTGTTTTGATCATAAGGATCTAAACCAGGCCCATGGCTACATTTTATTCAATTGTGATGAAGTGCAGGAATATATTAG agaGCATGAGGTTAATGTTCATAAtcctaaaaacaaaagaaagtccAGCAAAGCTATCAATCAAAGAGAAGATTTTATTCAATGGTTTGAAACACGTGTCATGGATGAGGAAGTAACCGAATGGTTAAAGGTGTTGTCTAGGGGCCAAATGAG ATTTCATACAACACAACGTGAAGCGAGGCTTAAAACACAAAATAGTGGTGTGACATTAGAAGCGGTGACTCAAGTTCTTAGAAATGCAAAGGATGAAAATCCCAAAAATATTTGTGTGACTTACTATGGGGCAATAAAAGATATCATAGAGTTAGATTATTATGATCATGAAAAATATGTGCTGTTCAAATGTGATTGGTTTGTGGCTGAAAAGGATAAATATGGATCCCCATGTGTTTACTTTAACAAAAAATGCTACAAAAATGATCCATTTGTGTTGGCATCTCAAGTTCAGCAGTGCTTCTATATTGAAGATCCTTTTAACAAGAACAAACACTATGTTTTGACAGCACTTCCAAGGGAATCATTTGACATGGGAGAATGTTTGAGTTCAGATGGCCAAGAATATGATATTCCAACAAATCTTGATATTTTAAAGGATGATTTTGAAGTGGATTTTGTTAGGAAAGATGTACCAGATGATATCTTTGAAATGCCTTTGTCAGAACTCCACAAGCAAAAAGCAATTGAAAGTGATCACAGTGACACGAGTCTTGAAAGTGACGATGAAACCActgatgattctgatgattcTAGTACTGATTAG